The following proteins are encoded in a genomic region of Hydra vulgaris chromosome 05, alternate assembly HydraT2T_AEP:
- the LOC136080427 gene encoding zinc finger MYM-type protein 1-like — MLQKTYKKKYIDLYEAATLFGTLKFKLKDFRSNYDLFKLEAVTICSKWKIRPIFKVKRQSKYARYFDDLSGSDLNECAEKRFQINVIYRTIDIVNVQISDRFTGMEKLSNLFNFLQPQNLIKLSEDDLIKSAKLLQHSYPDDLTKNFPTQLINAITFIKNDITEATTLKDLADILLIKYSFMECDFSDVNTAILLLMTIPVTVASDERSFSKLKIIKTYLRNSMSQERLKHCAILAIENEKAQTLELDKVIAEFANKKARKVYI; from the coding sequence ATGCttcaaaaaacttacaaaaaaaagtacatagATCTATACGAAGCAGCCACGTTATTTGGTACACTGAAATTcaagttaaaagattttagatcAAATTacgatttatttaaattagaggCTGTTACTATTTGCAGTAAGTGGAAAATAAGACCAATATTTAAGGTTAAGAGGCAATCCAAATATGCGAGATATTTTGATGATTTAAGTGGAAGTGATTTAAACGAATGCGctgaaaaaagatttcaaattaatgttatttataggACCATAGATATTGTTAACGTGCAAATAAGTGATAGATTTACTGGAATGGAAAAactttcaaatctttttaattttttgcaacctcaaaatttaataaaattgtctGAAGATGATCTAATTAAATCAGCTAAATTACTGCAACATAGTTACCCAGAcgatttgacaaaaaattttccAACCCAATTAATTAATGCaatcacttttattaaaaacgacATCACAGAAGCAACTACATTAAAAGATTTAGCTGACATACTGCTCATCAAATACAGTTTTATGGAGTGCGATTTTTCAGATGTAAACACAGCAATATTGCTATTGATGACTATACCTGTGACAGTTGCAAGTGATGAAAGATCTTTCAGCAAATTAAAGAttatcaaaacatatttaagaaatagCATGTCTCAGGAGCGTCTCAAACATTGTGCAATTTTGGCAATAGAGAACGAAAAAGCACAAACATTAGAATTAGATAAAGTAATTGCGGAATTTGCGAATAAGAAGGCaagaaaagtttatatttaa